A single bacterium HR17 DNA region contains:
- the trpB_1 gene encoding Tryptophan synthase beta chain → MSEKVFLSPRALPRQWYNIVADLPEPLPPVIHPATKQPVSPEDLLPIFPEPLVEQEVSHHRWVDVPEEVLDIYTLWRPTPLQRARRLEQFLGTPAQIWFKNESLSPPGSHKPNTAVAQAYYNKISGVKRLTTETGAGQWGSALAFATCLFGLKCTVYMVKVSYQQKPYRRVLMETWGAEVFPSPTDRTNAGRQILAEDPNSPGSLGIAISEAVEDAANHDDTKYSLGSVLNHVLLHQTIIGLEAKKQFEQIGIYPDILVGCVGGGSNFAGFTFPFVADKLAGSKPNLRVIAVEPKAAPSLTEGVYTYDFGDTAGMTPLLKMHTLGHTFVPPKLHAGGLRYHGMAPLVSLLYDAGIIEAVAYPQLTVFEAAMVFARTEGIIPAPETAHAIRAVIDEALRCKETGEAKVIAFNFSGHGYFDLSAYDDYLQGKLEDAVYDPEQVKKALERLPI, encoded by the coding sequence ATGTCGGAGAAGGTGTTTTTGTCGCCACGCGCGTTGCCGCGTCAGTGGTATAACATTGTGGCTGACCTACCTGAACCTTTGCCGCCTGTCATCCACCCTGCGACAAAGCAACCCGTTTCGCCCGAAGATTTGCTGCCCATTTTCCCCGAGCCGCTCGTTGAGCAGGAAGTTTCCCATCACCGCTGGGTTGACGTTCCCGAAGAAGTGCTTGACATTTACACCTTGTGGCGACCGACACCCTTGCAGCGCGCAAGGCGGTTGGAACAATTTCTCGGGACGCCAGCACAAATTTGGTTCAAAAACGAGAGCCTTTCACCGCCGGGCAGTCACAAACCTAACACTGCTGTCGCTCAGGCTTATTACAACAAAATCTCTGGTGTCAAGCGATTGACAACGGAAACGGGAGCAGGGCAGTGGGGCAGCGCTCTCGCGTTCGCCACTTGCTTGTTCGGGCTCAAATGCACCGTTTACATGGTCAAGGTCAGTTACCAACAAAAGCCATATCGGCGCGTCTTGATGGAAACTTGGGGAGCAGAAGTTTTCCCAAGCCCTACCGACCGAACCAACGCGGGGAGACAAATTCTCGCCGAAGACCCAAATTCGCCAGGCAGTTTGGGGATTGCAATTAGTGAAGCGGTTGAAGACGCAGCCAACCACGACGATACAAAGTATTCGCTCGGCAGCGTCCTCAACCATGTCCTCTTGCACCAGACCATTATCGGGCTGGAAGCGAAGAAGCAGTTTGAGCAAATCGGCATTTACCCTGACATTTTAGTTGGTTGCGTCGGTGGCGGGAGCAATTTCGCTGGTTTCACTTTCCCCTTCGTCGCCGACAAACTCGCCGGCAGCAAACCGAACTTGCGGGTCATCGCTGTTGAACCGAAAGCGGCGCCGAGTCTGACCGAAGGCGTTTACACTTACGACTTCGGTGACACCGCAGGGATGACACCGCTTTTGAAAATGCACACCCTCGGTCACACCTTCGTTCCCCCCAAACTTCACGCAGGTGGGTTGCGATATCACGGGATGGCTCCCCTCGTCAGTTTGCTTTACGATGCAGGCATCATAGAGGCAGTCGCTTACCCGCAATTGACAGTTTTTGAAGCAGCGATGGTTTTCGCACGAACCGAGGGCATCATTCCCGCACCAGAAACAGCCCACGCCATCCGAGCAGTCATTGACGAAGCGTTGCGGTGCAAGGAGACAGGAGAGGCGAAAGTGATTGCTTTCAACTTCAGCGGTCACGGCTATTTTGACTTGAGCGCCTACGATGATTACCTGCAAGGCAAATTAGAAGACGCTGTCTATGACCCAGAACAGGTCAAGAAGGCGCTGGAACGGTTACCCATTTAG
- a CDS encoding D-galactonate dehydratase family member → MRIIGVEAYVVEREVKRPYRWRAGLPPSPPKQEICWLRVVTDEGVDGWAVSSHGYIVADLVRRRFKDIAIGQDPLLKEQIWHQVWEVDRIEEFPIYALGLLDIALWDITAKVANLPLYKLLGGARDKILAYASTVTWESIDDYLRYADECLALGYKAIKIHTWGDVDRDGKLAKTLRRHVGDEIALMYDGSAGFRYEEALKLGRILEDANFLWYEEPMREFNIWQYQRLCRDLDIPVLVPETSDGCHYNAADFVVHGACDLLRTSAHYKGGITGAMRIAHLADAFGMYVEVHGGGLPNLHLCCAIPNTRYYEVLVINDPKAERNEHGELGIDNDGYVHIPQRPGIGWQIDVGELAKEAVMTV, encoded by the coding sequence ATGCGCATTATTGGTGTAGAGGCGTATGTTGTGGAACGGGAAGTTAAACGACCTTATCGTTGGCGGGCGGGTTTGCCACCTTCACCCCCAAAGCAGGAAATTTGCTGGTTGCGTGTTGTAACGGACGAAGGTGTGGATGGCTGGGCAGTTAGTTCTCACGGCTACATCGTCGCCGATTTGGTGCGCCGACGCTTTAAAGACATTGCCATCGGGCAAGACCCGTTGCTCAAAGAGCAAATTTGGCATCAAGTTTGGGAAGTTGACCGCATTGAGGAGTTCCCAATTTACGCGCTCGGGTTGTTGGATATCGCCTTGTGGGACATCACCGCAAAAGTCGCTAACTTGCCCCTTTACAAGTTGTTGGGCGGTGCTCGTGACAAAATCCTCGCCTACGCATCCACCGTCACTTGGGAAAGCATAGACGATTATTTGCGTTATGCCGATGAATGTTTAGCTTTAGGCTACAAAGCCATCAAAATCCACACTTGGGGCGATGTGGATCGGGATGGCAAGTTGGCGAAAACTCTGCGCCGTCATGTCGGCGATGAAATTGCATTGATGTATGACGGCTCGGCAGGATTTCGCTACGAAGAAGCACTGAAGTTGGGTCGCATCCTTGAAGACGCCAACTTCCTGTGGTATGAAGAGCCGATGAGGGAATTTAACATTTGGCAGTATCAACGGCTCTGCCGTGATCTGGACATCCCCGTTTTAGTGCCAGAGACATCGGACGGCTGCCACTACAACGCTGCCGATTTCGTCGTGCACGGGGCATGTGATTTGCTTAGGACAAGCGCTCATTACAAAGGCGGAATCACGGGGGCAATGCGCATCGCTCACCTCGCCGACGCTTTCGGAATGTATGTTGAAGTTCACGGAGGCGGGTTACCCAACTTGCACCTTTGTTGTGCCATTCCCAACACCCGCTACTACGAAGTTTTGGTCATCAATGACCCGAAAGCGGAACGAAACGAACACGGAGAGTTGGGCATTGACAATGACGGTTATGTCCACATTCCGCAGCGACCGGGCATCGGTTGGCAAATAGATGTGGGCGAGTTGGCGAAGGAAGCAGTCATGACCGTTTGA
- the gltB gene encoding Ferredoxin-dependent glutamate synthase 1, with protein MQRFSGWGVSFPSEPFNEEHESCALICNIRKGAPSHGNIKRTLQALEKMGHRSGMVDGEGDGCGVMIDLPRRLWGRYLHLAGLNDSWAESQRFFVAHLFVPKSEKTRAHDWLAYLQKGLADIGARLLLERRGKTRQDALGRNARKVEPEFWQIAAVFEQPAPDEVMDRRLFHLQLRIERETPLYPLSVSRYTAVYKVYGSPSGIAHYFPELSDPDCVSRVTIGHCRYSTNTWSTFERAQPFALLGHNGEINTIEKLRREGQMIGVQLPHDGSDSQDLDRVLHTLILDYGFSLAEAMEIVFPPVLEELKWLPEELRTMYRYYRAAFGPFAQGPAAIVSRYADECVFSVDALGLRPLWFAETEKELVFTSERGVLPFETLVRDPKPLAPGEKIAVKLHDDGSVEVISYRDLQWHIYRKWQERFAVEERVEQGTFVSATVYAQVAVGEREATPRSPLAPDGEFGNGRDSDGQRSNGANNTDDSESGVDLTSASLAPSPSFHSLPAPDGLTKDRQRKPAVMGAFGWGDEEVRYIEAIAPSGNEPIGSLGYDGPLAVLAPEGHNLADYYKEIVAVVTNPSMDRERETEHFNTQTILGKRPPLEGIRVKGQGAGSWEGAPFGASQLKQVLELETPLLVDATYLEQTGLLSRELAEWAAEDAHAKTLECVLTAFSEPTRWTRLSLAYATQQTARDALQQLVEAAKEAVRAGAHLLVLDDGDAFQHETLLLDPHLAVAAVDKALREAWDKGQETESDNGESPKSQQNLRRRCSLVLRSGALRNLHDLIFAISLGADAVVPYLLYDVALSSEKPECTVADEWERARRLSNVIVGLSKGLEKVIATMGTHELRGYGKNFASIGVAPEIAALTECKNFYGSEKAAFDLDRWDKEVRRRWQFLYGATDTAHRRSPLRRDFRFYPHVWKAAGRAANGESDYREYEARVIALEREHPIALRHLLDVQFLDDRSQWVAPDRVDIGIGWHDLPFVIASMSFGSQNEIAYRAYAEAAYRLNMLALTGEGGELKDLIGRYPFNRGQQVASGRFGVNAYYCNSSYWLEIKIGQGAKPGEGGHLPGRKVTPKVASVRYAVPGVDLISPNNNHDLYSIEDLAQLISELKTINPKAKVIVKVPVVANIGVIAVGIAKAGADVVNLSGFDGGTGAARIHALKYVGLPAEVGIKEAHRALLQAGIRDQVELWADGGMRTASDALKCILLGANRVGFGTLAMVAIGCTICRGCQLDTCHVGIATQIESREEATRRGLKRFEPRDFDRAVEALVNFFSGMGEELKRLTGMLGADRLQDLVGRSDLLVQTRGHDLIDLTDLVKPIIVETERTAATRKVYRPLGYTTKLITQVILDEIERDGKRIVYEDSRLGASDRAIGAHLSGVIARAQIGLPVPKGSVELRPPKLKELERVELHLNHTIAGNGLGAFNIPQVSLRIEGGAQDGVGKGACGGSIIILKGTNHEGNRLDGSVGKSFAYGAQRGFFVVQGYADSRACIRLSGADVVFGGEITEPIDDAQGLINIAAKAHLKGFAFEYMTAGRAVVLGDPGPWICAGMTGGVVYVKLTPDLGFDETALRRRLAKSAKVSILPVDDNDVRNIRELLSAYADELERSGQWQQALRIRNLMDDADRWFVKIIPISQQADQTVSTE; from the coding sequence GTGCAGCGGTTTTCGGGTTGGGGGGTATCCTTCCCCTCCGAACCCTTCAACGAGGAGCATGAAAGTTGCGCGCTGATTTGCAATATCCGCAAGGGCGCCCCGTCACACGGCAATATCAAGCGGACTTTGCAGGCGTTGGAAAAAATGGGGCATCGTTCGGGCATGGTGGATGGCGAAGGAGATGGCTGCGGTGTCATGATTGACTTGCCCCGGCGCCTGTGGGGGCGTTATTTGCATCTGGCAGGGTTGAATGACTCGTGGGCGGAAAGCCAACGCTTTTTCGTCGCCCATCTCTTTGTGCCCAAGTCCGAAAAAACCCGCGCCCACGATTGGCTGGCGTATTTGCAAAAGGGTTTAGCGGACATCGGCGCCCGCTTGCTTTTAGAGCGACGGGGTAAAACCCGCCAGGACGCGCTGGGGCGAAATGCCCGCAAGGTAGAACCCGAATTTTGGCAAATCGCTGCCGTCTTTGAGCAACCTGCCCCCGACGAAGTGATGGACCGCCGCTTGTTTCATTTGCAATTGCGCATTGAGCGGGAGACGCCTCTTTACCCGCTTTCCGTCAGCCGCTACACCGCTGTCTACAAGGTCTATGGCAGCCCGTCGGGTATCGCCCATTACTTTCCCGAACTGTCTGACCCCGATTGTGTCAGTCGGGTGACCATCGGGCACTGCCGCTACTCCACCAACACTTGGTCCACTTTTGAGCGGGCGCAACCCTTTGCCCTTTTAGGGCACAACGGCGAAATCAACACGATTGAGAAGTTGCGCCGCGAAGGGCAAATGATCGGCGTCCAACTCCCCCACGACGGTTCCGACTCGCAAGACCTTGACCGCGTGCTGCACACCCTCATCTTGGACTACGGCTTTAGCCTTGCCGAAGCGATGGAGATCGTTTTTCCGCCTGTGCTGGAAGAGTTAAAGTGGCTGCCTGAAGAGTTGCGAACGATGTATCGCTACTATCGTGCGGCGTTCGGTCCGTTCGCGCAAGGACCGGCAGCCATCGTGTCCCGCTACGCCGATGAGTGCGTTTTCAGTGTGGACGCGCTGGGCTTGCGTCCGCTGTGGTTTGCCGAAACGGAGAAGGAACTGGTCTTCACCAGCGAGCGGGGCGTCTTGCCCTTTGAGACGCTGGTGCGTGACCCGAAGCCCTTGGCGCCCGGCGAAAAAATTGCCGTCAAGTTGCACGATGACGGCTCCGTTGAAGTCATCTCCTACCGCGACCTGCAATGGCACATCTATCGCAAGTGGCAGGAACGCTTCGCCGTTGAAGAGCGCGTAGAGCAAGGCACGTTCGTCAGCGCCACAGTGTACGCTCAAGTCGCTGTCGGGGAGCGAGAAGCGACACCCCGTTCGCCCCTTGCCCCTGACGGTGAATTCGGTAACGGGCGAGACAGTGACGGGCAGCGTAGCAACGGCGCGAACAACACGGACGACAGTGAATCCGGTGTTGACTTGACCTCGGCGTCCCTTGCTCCCAGCCCCTCGTTTCATTCGCTCCCGGCGCCGGATGGTTTGACGAAAGACCGCCAACGCAAACCCGCCGTCATGGGGGCGTTTGGTTGGGGCGATGAAGAAGTCCGCTACATTGAAGCGATCGCCCCTTCAGGTAATGAGCCGATCGGCTCGCTTGGTTACGACGGTCCGCTCGCCGTTTTGGCGCCTGAAGGGCACAACCTCGCCGACTACTACAAAGAAATCGTCGCCGTCGTCACCAACCCATCTATGGACCGTGAACGCGAGACGGAGCACTTCAACACGCAAACGATACTGGGCAAACGCCCACCGCTGGAAGGGATACGGGTCAAGGGACAAGGGGCAGGGAGTTGGGAAGGCGCACCTTTCGGTGCGTCTCAACTGAAGCAGGTGCTGGAATTGGAGACGCCCCTTCTGGTTGATGCCACTTACCTTGAGCAAACGGGGTTGCTGTCGCGCGAATTGGCAGAGTGGGCAGCAGAGGACGCCCACGCAAAAACTCTGGAGTGCGTGCTCACAGCATTTTCCGAACCGACTCGGTGGACACGACTGTCGTTGGCTTACGCCACACAACAAACAGCCCGTGACGCCTTGCAGCAGTTGGTGGAAGCAGCGAAAGAAGCGGTGCGTGCCGGTGCCCACCTTCTGGTGCTGGACGACGGCGATGCCTTTCAGCACGAAACCCTCCTCCTTGACCCACACCTCGCTGTCGCCGCCGTGGACAAAGCGTTGCGGGAGGCGTGGGACAAAGGACAAGAAACGGAAAGCGACAACGGTGAATCGCCCAAGAGCCAACAGAATTTGCGCCGGCGCTGCAGCCTCGTGCTGCGGTCGGGAGCGTTGCGCAACTTGCACGATTTGATTTTCGCCATCAGTTTGGGCGCTGACGCTGTCGTGCCCTATCTGCTTTACGATGTGGCGTTGTCCAGCGAGAAACCCGAATGCACTGTCGCTGACGAATGGGAACGCGCCCGCCGGCTGAGCAATGTGATTGTCGGGTTAAGCAAGGGGTTGGAGAAGGTCATCGCGACGATGGGGACGCATGAGTTGCGCGGTTACGGGAAAAACTTCGCATCCATCGGCGTCGCTCCGGAAATCGCAGCGTTGACCGAATGCAAAAACTTTTACGGCAGCGAAAAAGCCGCCTTTGACCTTGACCGTTGGGACAAAGAAGTGCGTCGTCGTTGGCAGTTCCTTTACGGTGCGACGGACACCGCGCACCGCCGTTCCCCTTTGCGTCGCGACTTCCGCTTTTACCCCCATGTCTGGAAAGCCGCTGGGCGCGCCGCCAACGGCGAAAGCGATTATCGCGAATATGAAGCCCGCGTGATCGCTTTGGAGCGTGAGCACCCCATCGCGTTGCGCCATCTGTTGGATGTGCAGTTTTTAGACGACCGCTCGCAGTGGGTGGCGCCTGACCGCGTGGACATCGGCATCGGTTGGCACGATTTGCCTTTCGTCATCGCTTCCATGTCCTTTGGCTCGCAGAACGAAATTGCCTATCGCGCTTACGCTGAAGCCGCCTATCGGCTCAACATGTTGGCGTTGACGGGCGAGGGCGGCGAACTGAAAGACTTGATCGGGCGTTACCCGTTCAATCGCGGACAACAAGTTGCCTCAGGGCGGTTTGGCGTCAACGCCTACTACTGCAACTCGTCCTATTGGCTGGAAATCAAAATCGGGCAAGGCGCAAAGCCCGGCGAAGGGGGGCACTTGCCAGGGCGCAAAGTCACGCCGAAGGTCGCTTCTGTCCGCTATGCAGTGCCTGGCGTGGACTTGATTTCGCCCAACAACAACCACGACCTTTACAGCATTGAAGACCTCGCCCAACTCATCAGCGAGCTGAAGACCATCAACCCGAAAGCGAAGGTCATCGTGAAGGTGCCTGTTGTCGCCAACATCGGCGTCATCGCTGTCGGCATCGCCAAAGCAGGGGCGGATGTCGTCAATTTGTCGGGGTTTGATGGCGGGACAGGGGCAGCACGCATTCACGCCCTTAAGTATGTCGGGCTGCCTGCGGAAGTCGGCATCAAGGAAGCCCATCGGGCGCTGCTGCAAGCGGGCATCCGCGACCAAGTGGAACTCTGGGCGGATGGCGGGATGCGCACCGCTTCCGATGCCCTCAAGTGTATCTTGCTCGGCGCCAACCGCGTGGGATTTGGGACCTTGGCGATGGTGGCGATCGGTTGCACCATTTGTCGTGGCTGCCAACTGGACACCTGCCATGTCGGCATCGCCACGCAAATTGAAAGCCGTGAAGAAGCGACCCGGCGCGGATTGAAGCGGTTTGAACCGCGCGATTTTGACCGCGCCGTTGAGGCGCTAGTTAACTTCTTCAGCGGCATGGGTGAGGAACTCAAACGCCTCACCGGGATGCTTGGCGCAGACCGTTTGCAAGATTTGGTCGGACGAAGCGATTTGCTCGTCCAAACGCGCGGGCACGATTTGATTGACCTGACCGATTTAGTCAAGCCCATTATCGTTGAGACCGAACGGACCGCAGCGACCCGCAAAGTTTACCGCCCCTTAGGTTACACGACCAAACTCATCACGCAGGTCATCTTGGACGAAATTGAGCGCGATGGCAAACGGATTGTTTACGAAGACAGCCGCTTGGGAGCATCCGACCGCGCCATCGGCGCGCACCTTTCGGGCGTCATCGCCCGCGCCCAAATTGGGTTGCCCGTTCCCAAAGGGTCAGTGGAATTGCGCCCGCCCAAACTCAAGGAGTTGGAGCGGGTTGAATTGCACCTGAACCACACTATCGCTGGCAACGGGCTGGGCGCGTTCAACATCCCCCAAGTGAGCCTCCGCATTGAAGGCGGAGCGCAGGACGGCGTCGGCAAAGGGGCGTGCGGTGGCAGCATCATCATCCTAAAAGGCACTAATCACGAGGGCAATCGCTTGGACGGAAGCGTCGGCAAGAGTTTCGCCTACGGCGCTCAACGCGGGTTCTTCGTCGTGCAGGGTTATGCCGACAGCCGCGCGTGCATCCGCTTGTCGGGCGCCGATGTCGTTTTCGGCGGCGAAATTACCGAACCCATTGATGACGCGCAAGGGTTGATTAACATCGCCGCTAAAGCCCACCTGAAAGGCTTTGCCTTTGAATACATGACCGCTGGTCGCGCGGTTGTCTTGGGCGACCCTGGTCCTTGGATTTGTGCGGGCATGACAGGTGGCGTCGTCTATGTCAAGTTGACGCCCGATTTGGGCTTTGACGAAACAGCGTTACGGCGCCGGTTGGCAAAGAGCGCCAAGGTCAGCATCCTACCTGTGGACGACAACGATGTCCGCAACATCCGCGAACTGTTGAGCGCTTACGCCGACGAATTGGAGCGCAGCGGGCAGTGGCAACAAGCCCTTCGTATCCGCAACCTGATGGACGACGCCGACAGATGGTTCGTCAAAATCATCCCCATCAGTCAACAAGCCGACCAAACGGTGTCAACGGAATAA
- the deoB gene encoding Phosphopentomutase — MAKKRAILLLLDGVGIGALPDAAAYGDEGSNTLVNTAKAVNGLQLPTLQRMGLGNLADIVGVPPSDKPMACYGVMREVSAGKDSTTGHWEIAGVIRTKPFPTYPNGFPPDIIAAFERAIGRKVLGNKPASGTEIIAELGEEHLRTGYPIVYTSADSVFQIAAHEDIVPVEQLYAWCRIAREILQGEHEVARVIARPFTGTPGNFVRTPRRRDFSVPPPYPTLLDVLNEAGLRVVTVGKVDDIFAGRGIAAAFHTANNADGMAKVAELVQTDPFDFLWCTLVDFDTQFGHRNDPHGFAQALAEFDAWLGTFLPQLREDDLLLITADHGNDPTTPSTDHCREQVPLLVWTPPLREGKPLGVRQTFADVAATLAEFFGVTWTGAGTSFLTTVMLCR, encoded by the coding sequence ATGGCAAAGAAGCGGGCGATTTTGCTGTTGCTGGACGGCGTGGGGATCGGGGCGTTGCCGGACGCTGCCGCATACGGCGACGAAGGTAGCAACACGCTGGTCAACACGGCTAAAGCCGTCAACGGATTGCAGTTGCCGACTTTGCAACGCATGGGCTTGGGCAACCTCGCAGACATCGTGGGCGTCCCGCCGTCAGATAAACCGATGGCGTGCTATGGTGTGATGCGCGAAGTGTCCGCAGGCAAAGATAGCACGACAGGGCATTGGGAAATCGCCGGCGTCATCCGCACCAAGCCTTTTCCGACCTACCCCAACGGGTTTCCGCCCGACATCATCGCCGCTTTTGAACGCGCCATCGGGCGCAAAGTGCTGGGCAACAAGCCTGCGTCGGGCACCGAAATTATCGCCGAGCTGGGTGAAGAGCATTTGCGCACCGGTTACCCCATCGTTTACACCAGCGCCGACAGTGTGTTCCAAATCGCTGCCCACGAGGACATCGTGCCCGTTGAGCAACTTTACGCGTGGTGCCGCATCGCCCGCGAAATTTTGCAAGGTGAACACGAAGTCGCCCGTGTCATCGCCCGCCCCTTCACGGGCACACCGGGCAACTTCGTCCGCACGCCGCGCCGCCGCGATTTTTCTGTCCCACCGCCTTACCCGACGCTGTTGGATGTCCTGAACGAAGCGGGCTTGCGCGTCGTGACTGTCGGCAAAGTAGACGACATCTTTGCAGGGCGGGGCATCGCAGCGGCTTTCCACACCGCCAACAACGCCGACGGCATGGCGAAGGTTGCGGAACTGGTGCAAACGGACCCGTTTGACTTTCTATGGTGCACGCTGGTGGACTTTGACACACAGTTCGGACACCGCAACGACCCGCACGGGTTCGCCCAAGCGTTGGCGGAATTTGATGCCTGGCTGGGCACTTTTCTGCCACAGTTGCGAGAGGACGACTTGCTCCTCATCACCGCCGATCACGGTAATGACCCGACGACGCCCAGCACCGACCACTGCCGCGAGCAGGTGCCGCTGCTCGTTTGGACGCCCCCGTTGCGCGAGGGTAAACCGCTGGGCGTTCGGCAGACTTTCGCCGATGTCGCCGCAACGCTAGCGGAGTTTTTCGGTGTGACTTGGACAGGAGCGGGAACCAGTTTCCTGACCACCGTAATGCTGTGCAGGTAA